One Archangium violaceum genomic window, GTGAAGATGAAGGCCGCGTCGGGGGCGTGGAGGCGGGTGGCCTCCAGCATCACCAGCGTGCCCTGGGCGTTCACCGAGAAATCCGTGAAGGGCTCGCGCGCGGCCCAGTCGTGGCTCGGCTGCGCGGCGGCGTGGACCACGAGCGAGATGCGGCCCTTGTACTCCTCGAAGAGCTTGAAGATGACCTCCTGGTCGCGGATGTCCGCCGTCACATGGCGGAAGTTCTTCAGGCTCTGCTTGAGCACCGCCGTATTCCATTCGGTCGAGCCATCCTCGCCGAAGAAATACTTGCGCATGTTGTTGTCGATACCGACGACCTCCAATCCCTTCTCGTGCAGGAAGCGGACGGTCTCACTGCCAATCAGGCCGGACGAGCCGGTGACGATCGCGACGGACATTCTGGGTTCCTCGATTCTCTAGGCGAAAAGGGGCCGGAGCAGCGCCTCGCTCTGACCGATCCATTGGGCAATCTCTCCGACGATGGCGCGCACATCGCGCGTCGGCTTCCACCCGAAGGTGCGCTGCGCGAGGCTGGAGTCGGAGATGTACAGAGGGATGTCCACCGGGTTGGTGGTGGGATCACTCGCGATGGGGATGGTGTTGCCGGTGACCTGCTCGCACACCCGGGAGAGCTCGAGCAGCGAGGTGGAGATCTCCCGGCCGCCACCGACGTTGAACACCTGGCCGCTCACGCGGTCCAGCTGCGAGAGCTGCGTGGTGAGCAGCGAGAACAGATCCTCGGGGTGGAGCAGGTCGCGCACCTGCTTGCCCGTCCCGCCGAATCCGGTGTAGCGCAGCGGCTTCTTGAAGTAGTGGTTTGCCACCCAGAGGGTGAAGACGCCCTGGTCCACCTTGCCGAACTGGCCCGGACCCGCGATGACGCCGCAGCGGTTGATGACCGCGCGCATCTTGTAGCTGTGCACGTACTCCTGGATGATCAGCTCGGAGGCGAGCTTCGTCGCCCCGTAGAGCGAGCGGGGCAGGAGGGTGGTGAAGCTCTCGCTGATGCCGGCGGGGCCGATGCCGGCATGCACCTGCTCCGGGGAGATCTCGAAGCGGGTGGGGCCCTCGGAGTAGCGGATCTCCCGGAGCGGCTCGATGGAGTAGACGCGCGAGGTGGAGAGGAAGATCAGCCCGCCGGAGCGCTTGCGCGCGAACTCCAGGCAGTTGAGGGTGCCCACGAGGTTGGTGTCGAGGACGTACCTGGGGCTGCCATCCAGGCCCGCCAGCACGCTGGGTTCGGCCGAGGCCTCGATGAAGGCGTCGAACGTGCCGGGCAGGTCCTCCAGATCACCCGGGCAGCGGATGTCTCCGTGGAAGAAGCGGATGCCCAGCTCACGGAAGCGGGAGAGGTTCAGCTCGGCGCCGCGGCGTCGGAGGTTGTCCAGGACCACGACATCTGCCGATGGGTCCTGCCGCTTGAACGCGCAAGCAAGGCTGGCTCCGACGAAGCCAGCCCCTCCCGTGATGAGAATTTTCATGCTCTCCGCCCCTAGAGGATGCGGCTGAAACAGCCCCCCGGCCGAGGGTGTTCAGCCCAGGGCGGCTTATTACTTCGAGCCCCGGTTATCAAGCAAACGACAGCGCCTGAACCCGCTTGCCTGGCGAGACGGCGTTCCGGTCCCCCGCAGTGATGCGCGGAAAGTTCCTCTCTCTCGAGTGGGCAGGGCCGAAGGTGCCGTGGATCTCTCCCATGGCGCTGTGCTCGACCCTGAGGTAAGCGTACGGAAGCCCTACCCGGCAGGCGGTTGAATCAGGGCGCCTGGACCCATAAACCCCTAGTCACCGTGAGCGAAGCCCTCGATACCTCGCATGAGTTGAGCGAAGTGCTGGAGGACCTGCGCCGCCACCTCCTCTGGCAGGAGGAGGACGGTGGCCGGGTGCTTCAGGTGGATGCACGTCTGGCCGCTGAGCTGAGAGGCGCGGGCCTGGCACGTCTGCGTGCCCAGGCCGCGCAGTCCGCAGCTCCAGCCGCCGCGACCCAGGTGCCACCGGCCGCGCGCCCGATGGTCCCCCGTGTTACGCCTCCAGAACCCGAGCGCCCCCTGGCCGCGCGCGCGCCGCAGCAGGCGCCCGTCCGCCGTGAGGCCCCTCCGCCTCCAGAGAGGCTCATCGAGGCCCCGCCCCAGGTCCGCCCGTATACGGGCCCGTTGCCCGGGGTGGTGGACGGAGAGCGGCCGACGCTGGATGAGATCCGCCGCGAGTTGGGCGACTGCCGCCGCTGCAAGCTGTGCAGCGGGCGCAAGAACATCGTCTTCGGGTCGGGCAACCCGCGCGCCGAACTGGTCTTCGTGGGCGAGGGTCCCGGGGCCGACGAGGACGTGCAGGGCGTGCCCTTCGTGGGAGCCGCGGGCCAGTTGCTGACGAAGATGATCGAGGCGATGGGCTACCGTCGCGACGACGTCTACATTTGCAACGTGGTGAAGTGCCGGCCGCCGAACAACCGCAACCCCGAGCCGGACGAGGTGACGGCGTGCGAGCCGTTCCTGCGCGCGCAGCTCAGGGCGGTGCAGCCCAAGGCGATCGTGGCGCTGGGCAAGTTCGCGGCGCAGACGCTGCTGCGCGACAGCACGCCCATCACGCGGATGCGGGGCAACTGGCGCGAGTACGAGGGCATCAAGCTGATGCCCACCTTCCACCCGGCCTATCTGCTGCGCCAACCGGCGGAGAAGAAGAAGGCATGGGAGGACCTGCAACAGGTGATGAAGTTCTTCGGCAAGCAACCCGGGCAGCGCGGCTGACCGGGATACCCCTGGAGGGGGAGACGCGATGAAGGGAGTCCTCGAGACGCAGGAGATGCACTCGCCGGCGCTGGAGTCGAATCCATTGGGAGACCCGGCGCGGCGGCAGCTGTTGGTGTACCTGCCCCCTGGTTATGCCCAGGGCAATCACCGCTACCCGACGGCGTATTTCCTGAATGCGTTCAGCGCGAGCGGCAAGTCGTGGACGAACTTCTCCGCGTTCTCGGTGAGCGTGCCCGAGCGGCTGGACGCGCTCGTGGCGGCGGGCACGATTCCTCCGGTCATCGGCGTGTTCCCGGACGGCTGGACGTCGCTGGGCGGGAGCCAGTGGGTGAACAGCGACGCCATCGGCCGCTACCGCGACTTCCTGGCCAAGGACGTGGTGGGCCTCGTGGACCGCACGTACCGCACATTGCCCAGGCCGGCGGCGCGCGCGGTGCTGGGGCACAGCTCGGGCGGGTACGGCGCGCTGGTGATGGGCCGCTACCACCCGGAGCTCTTCTCTCACCTGAGCGCGCAGTCGCCGGATGCGTACTTCGAGTATTGCTACCTGCCGGATCTCCCCAAGGCGGCCTCGGCGCTGCTCAAGGCGGGCGGGGTGGAGGCGTGGTACCAGGACTTCATCCGGCGCTCGCGCGAGACCAAGGCCCGCGGCGATGACTTCGCGGTCATCAACATGCTGGCCATGGCGGCGGCTTATTCGCCGAAGAAGGGCGAGCCGCTCAACCTGGAGATGCCCTTCGATGCGCAGACGGGCCGGATGCGGCTGGAGGTGTGGAACCGCTGGCTGGTGCACGATCCCGTGCGCTTCGTGCCCAAGTTCGTGGACGCGTTCCGCAAGCTGAAGACCGTCTTCATCGACTGCGGCAGCCGCGACGAGTTCAACCTGCGCTGGGGTGCGCGCATGGTCGCCGAGGACCTCAAGGCCGGTGGCGTCGAGGTCATTCACGAGGAGTTCGAGGACGGCCACACAGGCGTCAACTACCGCTTCGAGCGCTCCCTGTCGGTGATCGGCCCGAGGCTCGCGCTCGAGTAGCGGCCAGGTCTGGCTCGATGACGCGGGGCGTTGTCCTCGCGTCACGGCTCCCGGCTGGACATCCAGGTATCGATGCCTCTGGCGCTCCAACGTTCGCCCGGGTAGAGGCTACCCGTGCATTCGCGCGGGTGTGAGCTGTGCGCACCCGCGACCTGGAGAGGTAGCCATGAGTAACGACCGCTACGGACTGTCCCGCGTCATCGGGGAGAAGGGCGTTCTGCCCCAGCGGGCGCGCGAGTTGGACCCCGCGCTGCCCTGCCGGGAGGCCGAGCTCCTCATCGACGTGGAGAGCCTCAACATCGACGCCGCCTCCTTCAAGCAGATCAAGGACGAGGTGGGCGCGGAACCGGCGCGCATCGCCGCCCGCGTGCAGGAGATCGTCCGTGAGCGCGGCAAGATGCAGAACCCGGTAACGGGCTCGGGCGGCATGCTCATTGGCCGGGTGAAGGAGATCGGCCCGAAGCACCCGGCGCACGGCGTGCTCCAGCCGGGAGATCGCATCGCCACGCTGGTGAGCCTCAGCCTGACGCCGCTCGTCATCGAGGAGGTGAAGGCCGTGCATCCGTCCATCGACCGGGTGGACATCCGCGGCCATGCCATCCTCTTCGCCACGGGCCTCTACGCGAAGCTGCCCACGGACATGCCGGACACGCTGGCCCTGGCGGCCCTGGATGTGTGCGGAGCGCCGGCCCTGGTGGCCCGGTGGGTGCGCCCTGGCATGACGGTGGCCGTGCTGGGAGCTGGCAAGAGCGGTGCGCTGTGCCTCGCCCAGGCGCGCCGGGACTTGAAGGGGCAGGGCAGGTTGCTGGCCCTGGACATCTCCGAGCAGGCGCTCGCCACCTTGAAGGGGCTGGGGCTGTGCGACATCACGGTGAAGGTGGACGCCACGCAGGCCGTGGACGTGATGGAGGCCGTGTCGCGGGCCACGGATGGCGCGTTGTGTGATCTGGTGATCAATTGCGCCTCGGTGGGGAACACGGAGATGGCCTCCATCCTGAGCGTGAAGGATGGAGGAGCGGTCATCTTCTTCTCCATGGCCACGAGCTTCACCGCGGCGGCCCTGGGAGCCGAGGGCGTGGGCAAGGACGTCACCATGCTCGTGGGGAACGGGTACGTGCCGGGCCACGCCGAGCTCACCCTGGAACTGCTGCGCGCCGAACCCGCGCTGCGCCGCCTCTTCGAAACGCGTTACGTATAGTAAGGTGCCGACATGCCAGGTCCGTTCATCGAAGACGCGCGGATTGCTCACGCGCGCAAGCTGGCGGAGGACATCACCGAGCCCATCTTCGAGCTCATCCGCCGCCACACCACCGTCTCCATCGAGCGCACCGTGCTGCGCTTCTTCGGCATTTCCGATGCCGGGCCCGGAGGCGTTCCACTCGCCAATCTGATGGTCGACCGGCTGAAGGCAGCCGGAGTGCTGAACAGGGGAGCGGCGTATTGGTACGGCCGGGCCCTGCAGATGGGCGCCCGCAGTCCGCTGGAGGCCGTGGAGCGCCTGACCGCGCTGCCGGCGGAGAAGCTGGGGCCCCTCTCCCCGGAGATGGAGCACAACATCCGCGAGGCCGTCCAGGACGAGGCCCGGGCGGCCATGGACGATCTCAAGTCCCGCATCGCCCAGCGCGACGCACTGCGCAAGGAGCTGGGCAACTCTCCGGCGCCGCACAAGTACGTCATCGTGGCCACGGGCAACATCTACGACGACGTGGACCAGGCCCGGGCGGCGGCGCAGGCGGGCGCGGACATCATCGCGGTCATCCGCTCCACGGCGCAGTCGCTGCTGGACTACGTGCCCCACGGCGCCACGACCGAGGGCTACGGCGGCACGTACGCTACCCAGGAGAACTTCCGCATCATGCGCGAGGCCCTGGATGACGAGGGCCGCAAGCTCAATCGCTACATCCAGCTCACCAACTACTCGTCGGGCCTGTGCATGGCGGAGATCGCCTTCGCCGCGGCCTACGAGCGGCTGGACATGCTGCTCAACGACGCGATGTACGGAATCCTGTTCCGTGACATCAACATGCGGCGCACGTTCATCGACCAGTACTTCAGCCGCCGCATCTGCGCCCTGGCCGGCATCATCATCAACACCGGCGAGGACAACTACATCACCACCGCGGATGCCTACGAGGCGGCGCATACGGTCATCGCCAGCCAGTTCATCAACGAGAGCTTCGCCAAACGCGCGGGCCTGAAGGACTGGCAGTTGGGCCTGGGGCACTCGTACGAGATCGATCCGTACCGGCCGGAGACGCTGCTGCTGGAACTGTCGCAGGCGATGCTCATCCGCCGGTGCTTCCCCGACGCGCCGCTGAAGTACATGCCGCCCACCAAGCACAAGGAGACGGACATCTTCTTCAGCCACGCGTACGACGTGATGGCGGACCTGGTGGCCATCTGGACGCGGCAGGGCATCCAGCTGCTGGGGATGATGACGGAGGCCATGCACACGCCGCTGCTGGCGGACCGGTACGTGGCGCTCAAGGCGGCCAGCTACATCTACCGGGCGGCGGCTGGCATCGACGAGGAGTTCACCGTGCGCGAGGACGGGAAGATCGCCAACCGCGCGCGCGAGGTGTTCGGCAGGGCCATGGAGCTGCTGGAGGAGTGCCAGAAGGACGGCATGGTGGCGGCCATCGGCCGGGGCCACTTCGGTGACGTGAAGCGCACGGAGACGGGCGGCAAGGGGTTGGATGGCGTGCTGGAGAAGGCGCCGGACTACTTCAACCCGTTCCAGGACATGCTGGAGGCGCCGTGATGCTCGGCTCGTTGCTGGTGATGGTGCTCGCGGCCGGGGAGCCGGCGGCGGAGCTGACGAAGTACGAGGTGAAGACGATCGCGCTCCAGGTGCCCTCCGACTGGAAGCAGTCCGAGGCGGACGGCACCCAGCGCTTCGATGCTCCCTCCGGCGACGCGTACCTGCTGGTGGACGTGGGCGCGGTGCAGACGGCGGGTATGAAGCCCAAGGTGTGCCTGGACAAGGTGCTCGCCGCCATGGGGAGCGCGCAGGGGTGGAAGCCGCTCAAGGTGGGCAAGGCTCCGGCGGCGCGGCGCGTGGATTCGGACACGACGCCGGATGGCGCCGAGTCGGTGGAAACGGTGACGTACGTGGGGTGTGACGGGAAGACCACCTGGTCGCTCGTCTTCCACATGAATGCGAAGAAGCGGGACCGCTTCGAGACGCTCGCGGACAAGGTGGCCGGTAGCGTCGCGTACGCGAAGGCCCCGGCGAGGAAGGGGAAGTAGCCGCCATGGCGACGAAGCCGACGAAGCAGATCATCCGCCCCTATGGCGACCGTCGTGATGACGGCGTGGTGCAGCTGTCGTTCACGCTGCCGGTGCCGTTGTCGGAGAAGGCCAAGGAGGCCGCGGCGGTGCTGACGCGCAAGATGGGGTTCACCGACGTGAAGGTGGCCGCCGCCGAGCGCGCCGCCGACACGTACACCTTCTTCATCGTGTACGCGCGCACGCCGCAGTCGCTCGACTACGCGGAGATCGACGTGCCCGAGGTCGTGGTGAAGAAGATGGGCTTCGACGATCTCAACGCGCTCATCAAGGACAAGGTGGGCCGGCGCATCG contains:
- a CDS encoding NAD-dependent epimerase/dehydratase family protein, which translates into the protein MKILITGGAGFVGASLACAFKRQDPSADVVVLDNLRRRGAELNLSRFRELGIRFFHGDIRCPGDLEDLPGTFDAFIEASAEPSVLAGLDGSPRYVLDTNLVGTLNCLEFARKRSGGLIFLSTSRVYSIEPLREIRYSEGPTRFEISPEQVHAGIGPAGISESFTTLLPRSLYGATKLASELIIQEYVHSYKMRAVINRCGVIAGPGQFGKVDQGVFTLWVANHYFKKPLRYTGFGGTGKQVRDLLHPEDLFSLLTTQLSQLDRVSGQVFNVGGGREISTSLLELSRVCEQVTGNTIPIASDPTTNPVDIPLYISDSSLAQRTFGWKPTRDVRAIVGEIAQWIGQSEALLRPLFA
- a CDS encoding uracil-DNA glycosylase, whose protein sequence is MSEALDTSHELSEVLEDLRRHLLWQEEDGGRVLQVDARLAAELRGAGLARLRAQAAQSAAPAAATQVPPAARPMVPRVTPPEPERPLAARAPQQAPVRREAPPPPERLIEAPPQVRPYTGPLPGVVDGERPTLDEIRRELGDCRRCKLCSGRKNIVFGSGNPRAELVFVGEGPGADEDVQGVPFVGAAGQLLTKMIEAMGYRRDDVYICNVVKCRPPNNRNPEPDEVTACEPFLRAQLRAVQPKAIVALGKFAAQTLLRDSTPITRMRGNWREYEGIKLMPTFHPAYLLRQPAEKKKAWEDLQQVMKFFGKQPGQRG
- a CDS encoding alpha/beta hydrolase, which produces MKGVLETQEMHSPALESNPLGDPARRQLLVYLPPGYAQGNHRYPTAYFLNAFSASGKSWTNFSAFSVSVPERLDALVAAGTIPPVIGVFPDGWTSLGGSQWVNSDAIGRYRDFLAKDVVGLVDRTYRTLPRPAARAVLGHSSGGYGALVMGRYHPELFSHLSAQSPDAYFEYCYLPDLPKAASALLKAGGVEAWYQDFIRRSRETKARGDDFAVINMLAMAAAYSPKKGEPLNLEMPFDAQTGRMRLEVWNRWLVHDPVRFVPKFVDAFRKLKTVFIDCGSRDEFNLRWGARMVAEDLKAGGVEVIHEEFEDGHTGVNYRFERSLSVIGPRLALE
- a CDS encoding L-erythro-3,5-diaminohexanoate dehydrogenase; its protein translation is MSNDRYGLSRVIGEKGVLPQRARELDPALPCREAELLIDVESLNIDAASFKQIKDEVGAEPARIAARVQEIVRERGKMQNPVTGSGGMLIGRVKEIGPKHPAHGVLQPGDRIATLVSLSLTPLVIEEVKAVHPSIDRVDIRGHAILFATGLYAKLPTDMPDTLALAALDVCGAPALVARWVRPGMTVAVLGAGKSGALCLAQARRDLKGQGRLLALDISEQALATLKGLGLCDITVKVDATQAVDVMEAVSRATDGALCDLVINCASVGNTEMASILSVKDGGAVIFFSMATSFTAAALGAEGVGKDVTMLVGNGYVPGHAELTLELLRAEPALRRLFETRYV
- a CDS encoding lysine 5,6-aminomutase subunit alpha, yielding MPGPFIEDARIAHARKLAEDITEPIFELIRRHTTVSIERTVLRFFGISDAGPGGVPLANLMVDRLKAAGVLNRGAAYWYGRALQMGARSPLEAVERLTALPAEKLGPLSPEMEHNIREAVQDEARAAMDDLKSRIAQRDALRKELGNSPAPHKYVIVATGNIYDDVDQARAAAQAGADIIAVIRSTAQSLLDYVPHGATTEGYGGTYATQENFRIMREALDDEGRKLNRYIQLTNYSSGLCMAEIAFAAAYERLDMLLNDAMYGILFRDINMRRTFIDQYFSRRICALAGIIINTGEDNYITTADAYEAAHTVIASQFINESFAKRAGLKDWQLGLGHSYEIDPYRPETLLLELSQAMLIRRCFPDAPLKYMPPTKHKETDIFFSHAYDVMADLVAIWTRQGIQLLGMMTEAMHTPLLADRYVALKAASYIYRAAAGIDEEFTVREDGKIANRAREVFGRAMELLEECQKDGMVAAIGRGHFGDVKRTETGGKGLDGVLEKAPDYFNPFQDMLEAP